The following coding sequences lie in one Hydrogenophaga sp. PBL-H3 genomic window:
- the mnmA gene encoding tRNA 2-thiouridine(34) synthase MnmA gives MASKQRVVVGLSGGVDSAVSAYLLKQQGYEVIGIFMKNWEDDDDGEYCSTRQDFLDAASVADVLGIDIEHVNFAAEYKDRVFAEFLREYQAGRTPNPDILCNAEIKFKAFLDHAMRLGAEKIATGHYARVRERNGSFELLKGRDPLKDQSYFLHRLNQAQLSKTLFPVGELPKTEVRRIAAEIALPNAKKKDSTGICFIGERPFRDFLNRYIAKEPGPIKDEKGRVLGQHVGLSFYTLGQRQGLGIGGVKAKGAQKGGNDHAPWFVARKDMASNTLWVVQGHDHPWLLTPRLSAQDVSWVAGHAPAAGDVGAKTRYRQADAPCVLQPQGDSHFDLQFREAQWAVTPGQSAVIYKGEICLGGGVITTDAASA, from the coding sequence ATGGCAAGCAAACAGCGTGTGGTGGTGGGATTGAGCGGGGGCGTGGACTCCGCGGTGAGCGCGTACCTGCTCAAGCAGCAGGGGTATGAGGTCATCGGCATCTTCATGAAGAACTGGGAAGACGACGACGACGGCGAATACTGCTCGACGCGGCAGGACTTCCTGGACGCCGCCAGCGTGGCCGACGTGCTGGGCATCGACATCGAGCACGTGAACTTTGCCGCCGAGTACAAGGACCGCGTGTTTGCCGAATTCCTGCGCGAGTACCAGGCCGGGCGCACGCCCAACCCCGACATCCTGTGCAACGCCGAGATCAAGTTCAAGGCCTTTCTCGACCACGCCATGCGCCTGGGCGCCGAGAAGATCGCCACCGGCCACTACGCCCGGGTGCGTGAGCGCAACGGGTCGTTCGAGCTGCTCAAGGGCCGCGATCCGCTGAAAGACCAGAGTTACTTCTTGCACCGCCTGAACCAGGCGCAACTGAGCAAGACGCTGTTCCCGGTGGGTGAACTGCCCAAGACCGAGGTGCGCCGCATCGCTGCCGAGATCGCCTTGCCCAATGCGAAGAAGAAGGACAGCACCGGCATCTGCTTCATTGGCGAGCGCCCGTTTCGCGATTTCCTTAACCGCTACATCGCCAAGGAGCCTGGCCCGATCAAGGACGAAAAAGGCCGGGTGCTGGGCCAGCACGTGGGCCTGAGCTTCTACACGCTCGGACAACGCCAGGGCCTGGGGATCGGGGGCGTCAAGGCCAAGGGCGCTCAGAAGGGCGGCAACGATCACGCACCCTGGTTCGTGGCCCGCAAGGACATGGCGAGCAACACGCTGTGGGTAGTGCAGGGGCACGACCACCCCTGGTTGCTCACGCCACGGCTGAGCGCGCAGGACGTGAGCTGGGTGGCGGGCCATGCGCCGGCGGCAGGGGACGTGGGCGCCAAGACGCGTTACCGCCAGGCCGACGCGCCCTGCGTGCTGCAGCCGCAGGGCGACAGCCATTTCGATCTCCAGTTCAGGGAGGCACAGTGGGCTGTGACACCGGGCCAGAGCGCGGTGATCTACAAGGGGGAGATCTGCCTGGGCGGTGGCGTGATCACCACCGACGCGGCCAGCGCCTGA
- a CDS encoding DUF3422 family protein, which yields MNSSTPAAASPTPPSALPPDDALREELHNEVHARPAARIRLPVLIVFVAVLNEGVSREQECEHLRRLPGQDALTPEQMRGNFLRLRFEGYTLKWERHTEFTRYSIVQPLPEATGLGTSEPELLDALVTPPGWLREIPGRTVAAIKMVMLQADLPDQNPAAQAALMGPAQRWFGGRTVVASQLGGGHSWALTDFHLRPSGFERMLVITPPDTSETRAGRISQRLFEIETYRLMALRGLPAVKALAPMLTQAEAQLATITAQLENKSTSEQELLDQLISLAARVERATAENTYRFAATRAYDAVVTQRIAELREKPIPGTQTIGEFMQRRLSPAMATVAASAQRLASLSERVSRTSALLRTRVDIVTEAQNQQLLAKLTRGQELQLQLQTTVEGLSIAAISYYVISLLLYIAKGAKAAGLPIQPEMAAGALVPLVLWVVWRTTRRIHERLNAPPKAP from the coding sequence ATGAATTCGTCCACTCCCGCTGCCGCAAGCCCTACCCCGCCCAGTGCCCTGCCGCCCGACGACGCGCTGCGCGAAGAGTTGCACAACGAAGTGCATGCGCGACCGGCCGCGCGCATCCGCCTGCCAGTGCTGATCGTTTTTGTGGCCGTGCTCAATGAAGGCGTGAGCCGCGAGCAGGAGTGTGAGCACCTGCGCCGGCTGCCCGGGCAGGATGCCCTCACACCCGAGCAGATGCGCGGCAACTTCCTGCGCCTGCGCTTCGAGGGCTACACGCTCAAGTGGGAGCGCCACACCGAGTTCACCCGCTACTCCATCGTGCAGCCCCTGCCCGAGGCCACCGGCCTGGGCACCAGCGAGCCAGAGCTGCTGGACGCGCTGGTCACACCGCCGGGCTGGCTGCGCGAGATCCCCGGGCGCACCGTGGCCGCGATCAAGATGGTGATGTTGCAGGCCGATTTACCCGATCAGAATCCTGCTGCTCAGGCCGCTCTGATGGGCCCGGCGCAACGCTGGTTTGGGGGGCGCACCGTGGTTGCCTCGCAGCTGGGTGGCGGTCATTCGTGGGCCCTGACCGACTTCCATCTGCGCCCCTCAGGCTTCGAGCGCATGCTGGTCATCACACCGCCAGACACGAGCGAAACGCGGGCCGGCCGCATTTCCCAACGCCTGTTCGAAATCGAAACCTACCGCCTCATGGCGCTGCGCGGCCTGCCCGCGGTCAAGGCGCTGGCGCCCATGCTGACGCAGGCCGAAGCGCAGCTGGCCACCATCACGGCGCAGCTGGAGAACAAGTCCACCTCGGAGCAGGAACTGCTGGACCAGCTGATTTCTCTGGCAGCGCGCGTGGAGCGCGCCACGGCAGAGAACACCTACCGCTTCGCAGCCACGCGCGCCTACGACGCGGTGGTCACGCAGCGCATCGCGGAGTTGCGCGAGAAGCCGATCCCGGGCACGCAGACCATCGGCGAGTTCATGCAGCGCCGGCTTTCACCAGCCATGGCCACGGTGGCGGCCAGCGCGCAACGCCTGGCCTCGCTGTCAGAACGCGTCTCCCGCACCAGCGCGCTGCTGCGCACGCGAGTCGACATTGTCACCGAGGCACAAAACCAGCAGCTTCTCGCCAAGCTCACCCGAGGCCAGGAACTGCAGCTGCAACTGCAGACCACGGTGGAAGGCCTGTCGATCGCCGCCATCTCCTACTACGTGATCAGCCTGTTGCTCTACATCGCCAAGGGCGCCAAGGCCGCTGGCCTGCCGATCCAGCCGGAAATGGCTGCCGGCGCCTTGGTGCCGCTGGTGCTGTGGGTGGTGTGGCGCACCACGCGGCGCATCCACGAGCGCCTGAACGCCCCGCCCAAGGCGCCCTGA
- a CDS encoding response regulator — MKETHKPRVLCVDDEPSVLRSLNWLLRGRFDVSSATDASEGLELIRNSEFDVVISDQRMPSMTGTEFLERVKETSPNTMRLLLTGYSEYTDVLRSVNDSEVFRFIRKPWDNQHLIDTVSYAATVAREVPLQRDAEPATIMDMALDSLRDSRTEAFLLMDEDPTIEHQLRTLLDDTMLLLWARNPSEAVSLLHRHKVAVIVADTDSGNGSTVELIRAVKRSSPNIVAMIYTAERDSSTISRLINEGQIFRFIAKPAGPGFVSRMIQAALKKHRDLMAQPTRIARHAAEISRRPALEYASEDPSGWASTEVAPLAASPHWQMEKRATTGSAPVSGVAWLRRPFGTS, encoded by the coding sequence ATGAAAGAAACTCACAAACCCCGTGTCCTGTGTGTGGACGATGAACCCAGCGTGCTGCGCTCGCTCAACTGGCTGCTGCGAGGCCGCTTTGACGTGTCGTCCGCAACCGATGCCAGCGAAGGTCTTGAGCTCATTCGCAACAGCGAATTCGACGTAGTGATCAGCGATCAGCGCATGCCCAGCATGACCGGCACCGAATTCCTCGAACGGGTCAAGGAAACATCGCCCAACACCATGCGGCTGCTGCTCACCGGTTATTCGGAATACACCGACGTGCTTCGCTCGGTCAACGACAGCGAGGTGTTTCGCTTCATCCGCAAACCCTGGGACAACCAGCACCTGATCGACACGGTCTCCTACGCGGCCACCGTGGCACGCGAGGTGCCCTTGCAGCGTGACGCAGAACCGGCGACGATCATGGACATGGCGCTGGACAGCCTGCGCGACAGCCGCACCGAGGCCTTCCTCCTCATGGACGAAGACCCCACCATCGAGCACCAGCTGCGCACCCTTCTGGATGACACGATGCTGCTGTTGTGGGCCCGCAATCCCAGCGAAGCGGTCAGCCTGCTGCATCGCCACAAGGTGGCCGTGATCGTGGCCGACACCGACTCTGGCAATGGTTCCACCGTGGAACTCATCAGGGCGGTGAAACGGAGCAGCCCGAACATCGTGGCCATGATCTACACCGCTGAGCGCGACAGCAGCACCATCAGCCGGCTGATCAACGAAGGACAGATCTTCCGCTTCATTGCCAAACCCGCAGGCCCGGGCTTTGTGAGCCGCATGATCCAGGCGGCACTGAAAAAGCACCGGGACCTCATGGCACAGCCGACCCGCATCGCACGGCACGCGGCTGAGATATCGCGCCGCCCGGCACTCGAATACGCCAGCGAGGACCCTTCTGGCTGGGCGTCGACCGAGGTGGCTCCACTGGCGGCCTCGCCCCACTGGCAGATGGAGAAGCGCGCAACGACAGGCAGCGCGCCAGTCTCCGGCGTTGCCTGGCTCAGGCGCCCGTTCGGCACATCCTGA
- a CDS encoding sensor histidine kinase — MDHSRTAEVDLNATLASVIYIAKAVISTKIRVVQKCSKLPRLECHVSQLNQVFLNLIMNAAQAIDGAGVITVSTAMAGRHIRITVEDSGKGIPDDVLPRIFDPYFTTKPAATGTGLGLSIARDIVTEHGGTLTVKTQVDIGTTFQIELPIPAGQPT; from the coding sequence GTGGATCACTCACGCACAGCAGAGGTCGACCTCAACGCCACCCTGGCCAGCGTGATCTACATCGCCAAGGCCGTGATCTCGACCAAGATCAGAGTGGTCCAGAAATGCTCGAAGCTCCCCAGGCTGGAGTGCCATGTGTCCCAGCTCAACCAGGTGTTTCTGAACCTGATCATGAACGCGGCCCAGGCCATCGACGGCGCAGGCGTGATCACGGTGTCCACCGCCATGGCCGGTCGGCACATCCGCATCACGGTCGAGGACTCCGGCAAGGGCATTCCCGATGACGTCCTGCCGCGCATCTTCGACCCCTACTTCACCACCAAGCCGGCAGCCACAGGCACCGGGCTGGGTCTGTCGATTGCCAGGGACATCGTGACCGAGCACGGCGGCACCCTGACCGTGAAAACCCAGGTGGACATCGGTACCACCTTCCAGATCGAACTTCCCATTCCAGCAGGTCAACCCACATGA
- a CDS encoding sensor histidine kinase: protein MLAYPVMVGSAVEMLLLSFALADRIKADREAKELALSMGLRAQVKNQEAERQSIEKSRFLAAVSHDLRQPLFAMGLATESLRAREPAHDPVVLQMKSALGSANGLLDSIMTTARLETGSLRANRSNFSIQPLLDRVDLTFELQARAKGLRWVVTPSIACVHSDALLLERMVSNLVSNAVRFIQSGGVVVSCRPSGSCLLLQVWDTGSGIDSAHHEAIFTEYFRGEPETGGDNGVGLGLFIVKNCAAILEIALSLRSVPGRGSCFSLRIPLDRSDAQGQAVLADLQQSPPTDGSV, encoded by the coding sequence TTGCTGGCTTACCCGGTGATGGTGGGTTCGGCGGTTGAAATGCTGTTGTTGTCCTTTGCCTTGGCCGATCGCATCAAGGCCGATCGTGAAGCGAAGGAGCTGGCGCTGTCCATGGGCTTGCGCGCGCAGGTGAAGAATCAGGAGGCCGAGCGGCAGTCGATTGAAAAATCGCGCTTCCTCGCGGCGGTGAGCCACGACCTGCGCCAGCCGCTGTTTGCCATGGGCTTGGCCACGGAGAGCCTGCGCGCACGGGAGCCCGCGCACGACCCTGTGGTTCTGCAAATGAAATCTGCGCTTGGGTCGGCCAATGGCTTGCTGGACTCGATCATGACGACGGCACGCCTGGAAACCGGCTCATTGAGAGCGAACAGGTCCAACTTCTCCATTCAACCGCTGCTGGATCGGGTGGACCTGACTTTTGAGCTCCAGGCCAGGGCCAAGGGGTTGCGCTGGGTGGTCACGCCCAGCATCGCGTGCGTGCACAGCGATGCCTTGCTGCTGGAGCGCATGGTCAGCAATCTGGTGTCCAACGCGGTGCGCTTCATCCAGTCCGGGGGCGTGGTTGTCTCGTGCCGCCCCAGCGGGTCGTGTTTGTTGCTGCAGGTTTGGGACACGGGTTCCGGCATCGATTCGGCTCACCACGAAGCGATCTTCACCGAATACTTTCGGGGGGAGCCCGAGACCGGAGGCGACAACGGCGTGGGGCTGGGCCTCTTCATCGTTAAGAACTGCGCTGCGATATTGGAGATTGCCCTGTCGTTGCGATCGGTGCCCGGCCGCGGTTCTTGCTTTTCGCTGCGCATTCCGCTGGACCGATCCGACGCCCAGGGCCAGGCTGTGTTGGCGGATCTTCAGCAAAGCCCCCCGACCGACGGGTCGGTTTGA
- a CDS encoding NUDIX hydrolase, with the protein MPIRWKPSVTVAAVIERDGKYLLIEEYTPEGLRLNNPAGHLDPGESPAEGVVRETLEETTHRFTPTALVGVYLSRFQRAGQTPAEDEDITYLRFAFCGELGDVVPGLSLDTGIVRTLWLTPDEVRLSAARHRSSLVLRCMEDHLAGLRYPLALVQTDPSVGGLC; encoded by the coding sequence ATGCCCATCCGTTGGAAACCCAGTGTCACCGTGGCCGCCGTCATCGAACGCGACGGCAAATACCTGTTGATCGAAGAGTACACGCCGGAGGGCTTGCGCCTGAACAACCCGGCCGGCCACCTGGACCCCGGCGAAAGCCCGGCCGAAGGTGTGGTGCGCGAAACGCTGGAGGAGACCACCCACCGATTCACCCCCACGGCGCTGGTGGGCGTGTACCTCTCGCGGTTTCAACGGGCGGGCCAGACCCCTGCCGAAGACGAGGACATCACCTACCTGCGGTTTGCTTTTTGCGGCGAGCTGGGGGATGTGGTGCCGGGACTCAGCCTGGACACCGGCATCGTCAGGACGCTGTGGCTCACACCTGACGAGGTCCGACTCAGCGCTGCGCGTCACCGCAGCTCACTGGTGCTGCGGTGCATGGAAGACCACCTTGCGGGTCTGCGCTATCCCCTCGCCCTGGTTCAAACCGACCCGTCGGTCGGGGGGCTTTGCTGA
- a CDS encoding Re/Si-specific NAD(P)(+) transhydrogenase subunit alpha — protein sequence MMIGVPTETTVGETRVAVTPETAKKYVAQGHTVRIQSGAGLAASVTDAAYTAVGAEVTDAAGALGADLVLKVRTPFDNELVQMKPGATVVGMLNPFDADGLQRMARAGLTAFALEAAPRTTRAQSMDVLSSQANIAGYKAVMLAVHHYQRFFPMLMTAAGTVKAARVVILGVGVAGLQAIATAKRLGAVIEASDVRPSVKEQVESLGGKFIDVPYETAEEKEAAEGVGGYARPMPPSWLERQKLEVAKRVALADVVISTALIPGRAAPVLITEDMVKSMKPGSVIVDIAAGKGAGGVGGNCPITETDRTVVKHGVTIVGETNLAAMVGADASALYARNVLDFLKLIVNKDGALHVDMEDDIVAACLMAQGGEVKRKS from the coding sequence ATGATGATTGGCGTACCCACTGAGACCACAGTGGGCGAAACCCGAGTGGCCGTCACGCCCGAGACGGCCAAAAAATACGTGGCCCAGGGCCACACCGTGCGCATTCAGTCCGGGGCCGGACTGGCCGCCAGCGTGACCGACGCGGCGTATACCGCCGTGGGGGCCGAGGTCACCGACGCAGCGGGTGCTCTGGGGGCCGACCTCGTGCTCAAAGTGCGAACGCCTTTCGACAACGAGCTGGTCCAGATGAAGCCGGGCGCCACCGTGGTCGGCATGCTCAACCCCTTCGACGCTGACGGCCTGCAGCGCATGGCACGTGCCGGTCTCACCGCGTTTGCCCTGGAAGCGGCTCCCCGCACCACCCGCGCGCAAAGCATGGACGTGTTGTCTTCCCAGGCCAACATTGCCGGCTACAAGGCCGTGATGCTGGCGGTGCACCACTACCAGCGCTTTTTCCCCATGCTCATGACTGCGGCGGGCACCGTCAAGGCTGCGCGCGTCGTGATCCTGGGTGTGGGTGTGGCAGGCCTGCAGGCCATCGCCACGGCCAAGCGTCTGGGCGCGGTGATCGAGGCCTCCGACGTGCGCCCCAGCGTGAAGGAACAGGTGGAGTCGCTGGGTGGCAAGTTCATCGACGTGCCTTATGAGACCGCCGAAGAGAAAGAGGCGGCTGAAGGCGTGGGCGGTTACGCCCGGCCCATGCCGCCGAGCTGGCTGGAGCGCCAGAAGCTCGAAGTGGCCAAGCGCGTGGCGCTGGCCGACGTGGTGATCTCCACCGCGCTCATTCCCGGGCGCGCCGCGCCGGTGCTCATCACCGAAGACATGGTCAAGTCCATGAAGCCGGGCAGCGTGATCGTGGACATCGCCGCCGGCAAGGGCGCGGGCGGTGTCGGGGGCAACTGCCCGATCACCGAGACGGACCGCACGGTGGTCAAGCACGGCGTGACCATCGTCGGCGAGACCAACCTGGCCGCCATGGTGGGGGCCGACGCCTCGGCGCTGTATGCGCGCAACGTGCTCGATTTCCTCAAGCTCATCGTCAACAAGGACGGCGCGCTGCACGTGGACATGGAAGACGACATCGTCGCGGCCTGCCTGATGGCGCAGGGCGGTGAAGTGAAACGCAAGAGCTGA
- a CDS encoding NAD(P) transhydrogenase subunit alpha, translating to MEAVSPTVLNLIIFVLAIYVGYHVVWNVTPALHTPLMAVTNAISAIVIVGAMLAAALTETNLGKTMGVLAVALAAVNVFGGFLVTRRMLEMFKKKERKAPVAAEGASK from the coding sequence ATGGAAGCCGTATCCCCCACCGTTCTCAACCTCATCATCTTCGTGCTGGCCATCTACGTGGGCTACCACGTGGTGTGGAACGTCACGCCCGCGCTGCACACGCCGTTGATGGCCGTGACCAACGCCATTTCGGCCATCGTGATCGTGGGCGCCATGCTGGCCGCAGCACTCACCGAAACCAACCTGGGCAAGACCATGGGCGTGCTGGCCGTGGCGCTAGCCGCGGTCAACGTGTTTGGTGGTTTCCTGGTCACGCGGCGCATGCTGGAGATGTTCAAGAAGAAAGAACGCAAGGCGCCCGTGGCTGCCGAGGGAGCCTCCAAATGA
- a CDS encoding NAD(P)(+) transhydrogenase (Re/Si-specific) subunit beta produces MSMNLVTLLYLIASICFIQALKGLSHPTTSIRGNLFGMTGMAIAVLTTAALIVELSGGKAEGMVWVLVGLVVGGGAGAIMANRVEMTKMPELVAFMHSMIGLAAVCIAVAVVAEPYAFNIVQRAADGTVPPIPFGNKIELFLGAAIGAITFSGSVIAFGKLSGKYKFRLFQGAPVSFAGQHMINLVLGLTTVALGLVFAVTGNWTAFVAMIALSFVLGVLIIIPIGGADMPVVVSMLNSYSGWAAAGIGFSLNNSMLIIAGSLVGSSGAILSYIMCKAMNRSFFNVILGGFGGEAATAAAGSAVQRNVKSGSADDAAFVLGNAETVVIVPGYGLAVARAQHAVKELAHKLTEKGITVKYAIHPVAGRMPGHMNVLLAEAEVPYDQVFEMEDINGEFGQADVAIILGANDVVNPAALQKGSTIYGMPILEAYKAKTVIVNKRSMAAGYAGLDNELFYMDKTMMVFGDAKKVVEDMTKAIE; encoded by the coding sequence ATGAGCATGAATCTGGTGACGCTGCTGTACCTGATTGCCAGCATCTGTTTCATCCAGGCCCTGAAGGGTCTGTCACACCCCACCACGTCCATTCGCGGCAACCTGTTCGGCATGACCGGCATGGCGATTGCCGTGCTGACCACCGCCGCGCTCATCGTCGAGCTCTCCGGCGGCAAGGCCGAAGGCATGGTCTGGGTGCTCGTAGGCCTGGTGGTGGGCGGTGGCGCTGGCGCCATCATGGCCAACCGGGTCGAGATGACCAAGATGCCCGAGCTGGTGGCCTTCATGCACAGCATGATCGGTCTGGCGGCGGTCTGCATCGCCGTGGCCGTGGTGGCCGAGCCCTACGCCTTCAACATCGTGCAGCGCGCGGCTGACGGCACAGTGCCGCCCATTCCGTTTGGCAACAAGATCGAGCTGTTCCTGGGCGCGGCCATCGGCGCCATCACCTTCTCGGGCTCGGTCATCGCCTTCGGCAAGCTCTCGGGCAAGTACAAGTTCCGGCTGTTCCAGGGCGCACCGGTCAGCTTTGCCGGCCAGCACATGATCAACCTGGTGCTTGGCCTGACCACAGTGGCCCTGGGCCTGGTGTTTGCCGTCACCGGCAACTGGACCGCCTTCGTGGCCATGATCGCGCTCTCGTTCGTGCTCGGCGTGCTGATCATCATTCCCATCGGCGGTGCCGACATGCCGGTGGTGGTGTCCATGCTCAACAGCTACTCCGGCTGGGCGGCCGCCGGCATCGGCTTCAGCCTGAACAACTCCATGCTGATCATTGCCGGCTCGTTGGTGGGCTCGTCGGGTGCGATCCTGAGCTACATCATGTGCAAGGCCATGAACCGCTCGTTCTTCAACGTGATCCTGGGCGGCTTCGGCGGCGAGGCGGCTACCGCTGCGGCGGGCAGCGCGGTGCAGCGCAACGTGAAGAGCGGCAGCGCCGATGACGCGGCCTTCGTGCTGGGCAATGCCGAGACCGTGGTGATCGTGCCCGGCTACGGCCTGGCCGTGGCGCGCGCGCAGCACGCCGTGAAGGAGCTGGCCCACAAACTCACCGAGAAGGGCATCACCGTCAAGTACGCCATCCACCCGGTGGCCGGACGCATGCCGGGCCACATGAACGTGTTGCTGGCCGAGGCCGAGGTGCCGTACGACCAGGTGTTCGAGATGGAAGACATCAACGGTGAGTTTGGCCAGGCCGACGTGGCCATCATCCTGGGCGCCAACGACGTGGTGAACCCGGCCGCCCTGCAAAAAGGCAGCACGATCTACGGCATGCCGATCCTGGAGGCCTACAAGGCCAAGACGGTGATCGTGAACAAGCGCTCCATGGCCGCGGGCTATGCCGGCCTGGACAACGAACTCTTCTACATGGACAAGACCATGATGGTCTTTGGCGATGCGAAGAAGGTTGTGGAAGACATGACCAAGGCGATCGAATAA
- a CDS encoding long-chain-fatty-acid--CoA ligase yields the protein MTASTAERPWLGSYSPGVPADIDVAQYSSLVHLMEESFGKFASRPAYSFMGKQISFAQTDSLSLAFAAYLQGLGLVKGDRVAIMMPNVPQYPVAVAGILRAGLVVVNVNPLYTPRELEHQLKDSGAKAIVIIENFASTLQQCIANTPVKHVVLTAMGDQLGLLKGALVNYVVRNVKKMVPAFSLPQAVRFNEAIAKGTRGTLKRPDIKPDDMAVLQYTGGTTGVSKGAVLLHRNVIANLLQSDAWNEPVMKRVPEGEQPTSVCALPLYHIFAFTVNMMLGMRTGALNILIPNPRDLPAVMKELSKHTFHSFPAVNTLFNGVANHPDFNTVNWSNLKVSVGGGMAVQGAVAKLWLEKTGCPICEGYGLSETSPSATCNPTTSTAYSGTIGLPLPNTHMKCLDDDGREVPMGQPGEIAIKGPQVMAGYWQRPDETAKVMTPDGYFKTGDVGVMDERGYFKIVDRKKDMVLVSGFNVYPNEVEDVVAQLSGVMECAVVGVPDDKSGEAVKLVIVKKDAALTEAQVRDYCKANLTGYKQPKVVEFRAELPKTPVGKILRRELRDKK from the coding sequence ATGACCGCATCAACGGCCGAACGTCCCTGGTTGGGCTCGTATTCACCGGGTGTGCCCGCCGACATCGACGTGGCGCAATACAGCTCGCTGGTGCATCTCATGGAAGAGAGCTTCGGCAAGTTCGCCAGCCGGCCGGCCTACAGTTTCATGGGCAAGCAGATTTCGTTTGCGCAGACCGACAGCCTGTCTCTGGCCTTTGCGGCCTATCTGCAAGGTCTGGGATTGGTCAAGGGCGATCGTGTGGCCATCATGATGCCCAACGTGCCGCAGTACCCGGTGGCGGTGGCCGGCATCCTGCGCGCGGGTCTGGTGGTGGTCAACGTCAATCCGCTGTACACGCCGCGCGAGCTGGAGCACCAGCTCAAGGACTCGGGCGCCAAGGCCATCGTCATCATCGAGAACTTCGCCAGCACCTTGCAGCAATGCATCGCCAACACGCCGGTCAAGCACGTGGTGCTCACCGCCATGGGCGACCAGCTCGGCCTGCTCAAGGGCGCGCTGGTGAACTACGTGGTGCGCAACGTCAAGAAAATGGTGCCTGCTTTCAGCCTGCCGCAGGCCGTGCGCTTCAACGAGGCCATTGCCAAGGGCACGCGCGGCACGCTCAAGCGCCCCGACATCAAGCCCGACGATATGGCGGTGCTGCAATACACCGGCGGCACCACCGGCGTGAGCAAGGGCGCGGTGCTGCTGCACCGCAACGTGATCGCCAATCTGCTGCAGTCCGATGCCTGGAACGAACCGGTGATGAAGCGTGTGCCCGAGGGCGAGCAACCCACCAGCGTGTGCGCCCTGCCGCTGTATCACATCTTTGCGTTCACGGTGAACATGATGCTGGGCATGCGCACCGGCGCCTTGAACATCCTGATCCCCAATCCGCGCGACCTGCCGGCGGTGATGAAAGAGCTGAGCAAGCACACCTTCCACAGCTTTCCCGCCGTCAACACGTTGTTCAACGGCGTGGCCAACCACCCCGATTTCAACACCGTGAACTGGAGCAACCTCAAGGTCTCGGTGGGCGGTGGCATGGCGGTGCAAGGCGCCGTGGCCAAGCTCTGGCTGGAGAAGACCGGCTGCCCCATCTGCGAAGGTTATGGCCTGTCCGAGACCAGCCCCTCGGCCACGTGCAATCCAACCACAAGCACGGCATACAGCGGCACCATCGGCCTGCCGCTGCCCAACACCCACATGAAGTGCCTGGACGATGACGGGCGCGAGGTGCCGATGGGCCAGCCCGGCGAGATCGCCATCAAGGGGCCGCAGGTGATGGCCGGCTACTGGCAGCGGCCCGACGAGACCGCCAAGGTCATGACGCCAGACGGTTACTTCAAGACCGGCGACGTGGGCGTGATGGACGAGCGCGGCTACTTCAAGATCGTGGATCGCAAGAAAGACATGGTGCTGGTCAGCGGCTTCAACGTGTACCCGAACGAAGTGGAAGACGTGGTGGCGCAGTTGTCCGGTGTGATGGAGTGCGCGGTGGTCGGAGTGCCCGATGACAAGTCGGGCGAAGCGGTCAAGCTCGTCATCGTGAAGAAGGACGCGGCCTTGACCGAAGCCCAGGTGCGCGACTACTGCAAGGCCAACCTCACGGGCTACAAGCAGCCCAAGGTGGTGGAGTTCCGCGCCGAACTGCCCAAGACCCCGGTGGGCAAGATCCTGCGGCGCGAATTGCGCGACAAGAAATAG
- a CDS encoding 5'-methylthioadenosine/adenosylhomocysteine nucleosidase: protein MPDEQQQIVGGRTFWRGHLHGHDVVAVLSGIGKVAAATTATALIERFGVQRIVFTGVAGGLGDGVNVGDVVVAQRFLQHDMDASPIFPRFEAPGYGRSTFEADALLTAQLAQASEQVLHTLPSQLGVDVLNAFGLRTPRCHQGLLISGDRFVSTNAESQALRDVLPGALAVEMEGAAFAQVCHDYGVPLAVVRTISDRADDAAHVDFPRFLREVASRYSGAIIDALLTQP from the coding sequence ATGCCCGATGAGCAGCAGCAGATCGTGGGCGGACGCACCTTCTGGCGTGGTCACCTGCACGGGCATGACGTGGTGGCCGTGCTGTCGGGCATTGGCAAGGTGGCCGCTGCCACCACGGCCACCGCCCTGATCGAGCGCTTCGGCGTGCAGCGCATCGTGTTCACGGGCGTGGCCGGTGGCCTGGGGGATGGCGTCAACGTGGGCGACGTGGTGGTGGCGCAGCGCTTCCTGCAGCACGACATGGACGCCTCGCCGATCTTTCCGCGCTTTGAAGCGCCCGGTTACGGCCGCTCCACGTTTGAGGCCGACGCCTTGCTGACCGCGCAACTGGCGCAAGCGAGTGAGCAGGTGTTGCACACGCTGCCATCGCAACTCGGTGTGGACGTGTTGAATGCCTTCGGCCTGCGCACGCCACGGTGCCACCAGGGCCTGCTGATCAGCGGCGATCGTTTCGTCTCGACCAACGCCGAAAGTCAGGCCCTGCGCGATGTATTGCCCGGCGCGCTCGCGGTGGAAATGGAGGGTGCAGCGTTTGCCCAGGTGTGCCACGACTACGGCGTGCCGCTGGCGGTGGTGCGCACCATCTCCGACCGCGCCGACGATGCGGCGCATGTGGATTTCCCGCGCTTCCTGCGCGAGGTCGCCAGCCGCTACAGCGGCGCCATCATCGATGCGCTGCTGACGCAGCCCTGA